In Vicingus serpentipes, the following are encoded in one genomic region:
- a CDS encoding enoyl-CoA hydratase-related protein, with translation MSNIDFKIESGVGVITLNRPDKFNSFVRQMAFDLQKALDDCELNKEVRAIYITGVGKAFCAGQDLAEAIDPSQTELTKIVEEHYNPIIERLRNIEKPIVCGVNGVAAGAGANIALACDITVAGKSVAFIQAFSKIGLIPDSGGTFYLPRLIGMQKSAALMFLGDKVMAEEAEKMGMIYKVVEDEALQEEGMKLARKLAQMPTKGIGLTKRLLNESYNNTLTQQLALENELQNIAGKSYDYNEGVNAFLEKRAPIFKGE, from the coding sequence ATGAGTAATATAGATTTTAAAATAGAAAGTGGAGTAGGAGTTATTACACTTAATCGACCAGATAAATTTAACAGCTTTGTTCGTCAAATGGCATTTGATTTACAAAAAGCCTTAGATGATTGTGAGTTGAACAAAGAGGTAAGAGCGATTTATATTACTGGTGTTGGAAAAGCTTTTTGTGCTGGGCAAGATTTAGCGGAGGCTATAGACCCTAGTCAGACTGAATTAACTAAAATAGTTGAAGAGCATTACAACCCAATAATAGAGCGTTTAAGAAACATTGAGAAACCAATTGTTTGTGGTGTAAATGGAGTTGCTGCTGGAGCTGGTGCTAATATTGCTTTAGCTTGCGATATAACTGTTGCTGGTAAATCGGTTGCTTTTATTCAAGCTTTTAGTAAAATAGGATTAATACCCGATAGTGGAGGAACTTTTTACTTACCTCGATTAATTGGAATGCAAAAATCGGCAGCTTTAATGTTTTTAGGTGATAAAGTAATGGCTGAAGAAGCTGAAAAAATGGGGATGATTTATAAAGTAGTTGAGGATGAAGCTTTGCAAGAAGAAGGAATGAAATTAGCTCGAAAATTGGCTCAAATGCCAACCAAAGGAATAGGGTTAACAAAACGTTTGTTAAATGAATCATACAATAACACGTTAACTCAGCAATTAGCTTTAGAAAACGAACTGCAAAATATAGCAGGTAAAAGCTATGATTATAATGAAGGTGTAAATGCATTTTTAGAAAAAAGAGCACCAATTTTTAAAGGAGAGTAA
- a CDS encoding DUF1569 domain-containing protein yields the protein MKNVFDIKDSKDFIERINNLSKDSQPKWGSMSVGQMLAHCNVTYEMVYEDKHPRATGFKKFILKLLIKPLVVSEKPYKNNSRTAPQFLITTEKDFEIEKNRLISYIEKTQKLGGASFEGKDSNSFGELTQLEWNNMFSKHLNHHLNQFGV from the coding sequence ATTAAAAATGTATTTGATATAAAAGATAGTAAAGATTTTATTGAAAGAATTAATAATCTATCAAAAGATTCACAACCAAAATGGGGTTCAATGTCTGTTGGACAAATGTTAGCACATTGTAATGTGACTTATGAAATGGTTTATGAAGATAAACATCCTAGAGCAACAGGATTTAAAAAGTTTATTTTAAAATTATTGATAAAACCATTAGTGGTTTCTGAAAAACCATACAAAAATAATAGTAGAACTGCTCCTCAGTTTTTAATAACAACCGAAAAAGATTTTGAAATTGAGAAAAATAGATTAATAAGTTATATTGAGAAAACTCAAAAATTAGGTGGAGCTTCTTTTGAAGGAAAAGATTCAAATTCTTTTGGAGAATTAACACAATTAGAATGGAATAATATGTTTTCAAAACATTTAAATCATCATTTAAATCAGTTTGGAGTATAA